The Geobacter metallireducens GS-15 region GGTGATCATCTGGATCTTTTCAGCGGTCTTGTTCGGCTTCCCCCTCATTGTCTTCTCGGTGATTGACTGGATTCTCGACAAGATTGCCGGGGAGAGCCACGACATGGACCTGCGGCTCGACTACTGGAAGCCCTTCGAGAGGCACGGGTAGCGTCCCGACGACAATTGCATAGCGGTACCACAAAAAAAGGCCTGCATTTTGTGCAGGCCTTTTCCGTTCCGGCGTACTGGTTGTCGGCTACAGGAGACTCTTGGCCGCGGCAAGAACCGCCGCGTAGTCGGGCTCGCTGGTCACTTCGGGCACATGCTGGAGGTACCGGATGGTGTCCGTGGCGTCGATGACGAAGAGGGAGCGGGAGAGGAGCATCAGCTCCTTGATGACCACCCCGTAGGCGAGGCCGAAGGAGCGGTCCCGGTAGTCGGAGAGGGTCTTTACCCGGTCGATGCCGGCGGCACCGCACCAGCGCTTCTGGGCAAAGGGGAGGTCCATGCTCACGGTGAGCAGCACGACATTGTCCGGCAGAGTTGCCGCTTCCTGGTTGAAGCGGCGGGTCTCCGTGTCGCAGACCGGTGTGTCGAGGGAGGGGACGGCGCTGATGATTTTGACCTTCCCGGCGAAGTCGGCCAGGGATACCGGGGCGAGGCCGGTGTCCACGGCGATGAAGGCCGGGGCCTTGTCACCCACCGCCAGGGCCGGGCCGAGGAGCGTCATGGGGTTTCCCTTGAAGGTGATGATGCCTGGGCGTTCCTGCATTGGTGTTCCTCCTTTTCGGGTTGATTGCCCCACAAGTCTACTCCATGGGGGCGAAAAGAAAAGGAGGAACCTCGTGCCGCGTCAGCTTCCTTCCAGCTGCAGCGTTGCCAGGAAACGGTGCTCCCCCCGGTCAAAGGGGACCACCACCGCCGCGCCGCTGGACACCACCTCCACCGAGTACTCCCTGCCGGAGATGACCGACGGCGTGGAAAGGCAGACGCTCATCCCCCTGGCGGAGAAGATCATCTTGA contains the following coding sequences:
- the tpx gene encoding thiol peroxidase — protein: MQERPGIITFKGNPMTLLGPALAVGDKAPAFIAVDTGLAPVSLADFAGKVKIISAVPSLDTPVCDTETRRFNQEAATLPDNVVLLTVSMDLPFAQKRWCGAAGIDRVKTLSDYRDRSFGLAYGVVIKELMLLSRSLFVIDATDTIRYLQHVPEVTSEPDYAAVLAAAKSLL